A single window of Castor canadensis chromosome 3, mCasCan1.hap1v2, whole genome shotgun sequence DNA harbors:
- the Lrfn5 gene encoding leucine-rich repeat and fibronectin type-III domain-containing protein 5 isoform X4 produces the protein MEKFLFYLFFIGIAVKAQICPKRCVCQILSPNLATLCAKKGLLFVPPNIDRRTVELRLADNFVTNIKRKDFANMTSLVDLTLSRNTISFITPHAFADLRNLRALHLNSNRLTKITNDMFSGLSNLHHLILNNNQLTLISSTAFDDVFALEELDLSYNNLETIPWDAVEKMVSLHTLSLDHNMIDNIPKGTFSHLHKMTRLDVTSNKLQKLPPDPLFQRAQVLATSGIISPSTFALSFGGNPLHCNCELLWLRRLSREDDLETCASPALLTGRYFWSIPEEEFLCEPPLITRHTHEMRVLEGQRATLRCKARGDPEPAIHWISPEGKLISNATRSLVYDNGTLDILITTVKDTGGFTCIASNPAGEATQTVDLHIIKLPHLLNSTNHIHEPDPGSSDISTSTKSGSNASSSNGDTKISQDKIVVAEATSSTALLKFNFQRNIPGIRMFQIQYNGTYDDTLVYRKSCWETIPLSQ, from the exons ATGGAAAAATTCCTTTTTTACCTGTTTTTCATTGGCATCGCAGTGAAAGCTCAAATCTGTCCAAAACGTTGTGTCTGCCAGATTTTGTCTCCTAATCTTGCAACCCTTTGTGCCAAGAAAGGGCTTCTATTTGTTCCACCAAACATTGACAGAAGAACTGTGGAACTGCGGTTAGCAGACAATTTTGTAACAAATATCAAAAGGAAAGATTTTGCCAATATGACCAGCTTGGTGGACCTGACTCTATCCAGGAATACAATAAGTTTTATTACACCCCATGCTTTTGCTGATCTACGAAATTTGAGGGCTTTGCATTTGAATAGCAACAGATTGACTAAAATCACAAATGATATGTTCAGTGGGCTTTCCAATCTCCATCATTTGATATTGAACAATAATCAGCTGACTTTAATTTCTTCTACAGCATTTGATGATGTCTTTGCCTTGGAGGAGCTGGATCTGTCCTATAACAATCTGGAAACAATTCCTTGGGATGCTGTTGAGAAGATGGTTAGTTTGCATACCCTTAGTTTGGACCACAATATGATTGATAACATTCCTAAGGGAACTTTCTCCCACTTGCACAAGATGACTCGGCTAGATGTAACATCAAATAAGTTGCAGAAGCTACCACCTGACCCTCTCTTTCAGCGAGCTCAGGTACTAGCAACCTCAGGAATCATAAGCCCGTCTACTTTTGCATTGAGTTTTGGTGGAAACCCCTTGCATTGCAATTGTGAGTTGTTGTGGTTGAGACGTCTGTCCAGAGAAGATGACCTAGAAACCTGTGCATCTCCAGCACTTTTAACTGGACGCTATTTTTGGTCAATTCCTGAGGAAGAGTTTTTGTGTGAGCCTCCCCTCATCACTCGTCACACACATGAGATGAGAGTCCTGGAGGGTCAAAGGGCAACACTGAGGTGCAAAGCGAGGGGAGATCCTGAGCCTGCAATTCACTGGATTTCTCCTGAAGGGAAGCTTATTTCAAATGCAACAAGATCTCTGGTATATGATAATGGAACACTTGACATTCTTATAACAACTGTAAAGGATACGGGTGGTTTTACCTGTATTGCTTCCAATCCTGCAGGAGAAGCAACACAAACAGTAGATCTTCATATAATTAAGCTTCCCCACCTTTTAAACAGTACAAACCATATCCATGAACCTGATCCTGGCTCTTCAGATATCTCAACTTCTACTAAGTCAGGTTCTAATGCAAGCAGCAGTAATGGTGATACTAAAATTAGTCAAGATAAAATTGTGGTGGCAGAAGCAACTTCGTCAACAGCACtacttaaatttaattttcaaagaaatattccTGGCATACGTATGTTTCAAATCCAATACAATGGTACTTATGATGACACCCTTGTTTAcag GAAGTCATGTTGGGAGACTATACCATTATCCCAGTGA
- the Lrfn5 gene encoding leucine-rich repeat and fibronectin type-III domain-containing protein 5 isoform X2, with protein MEKFLFYLFFIGIAVKAQICPKRCVCQILSPNLATLCAKKGLLFVPPNIDRRTVELRLADNFVTNIKRKDFANMTSLVDLTLSRNTISFITPHAFADLRNLRALHLNSNRLTKITNDMFSGLSNLHHLILNNNQLTLISSTAFDDVFALEELDLSYNNLETIPWDAVEKMVSLHTLSLDHNMIDNIPKGTFSHLHKMTRLDVTSNKLQKLPPDPLFQRAQVLATSGIISPSTFALSFGGNPLHCNCELLWLRRLSREDDLETCASPALLTGRYFWSIPEEEFLCEPPLITRHTHEMRVLEGQRATLRCKARGDPEPAIHWISPEGKLISNATRSLVYDNGTLDILITTVKDTGGFTCIASNPAGEATQTVDLHIIKLPHLLNSTNHIHEPDPGSSDISTSTKSGSNASSSNGDTKISQDKIVVAEATSSTALLKFNFQRNIPGIRMFQIQYNGTYDDTLVYRMIPPTSKTFLVNNLAAGTVYDLCVLAIYDDGITSLTATRVVGCIQFTTEQDYVRCHFMQSQFLGGTMIIIIGGIIVASVLVFIIILMIRYKVCNNNGQHKVTKVSNVYSQTNGAQIQGCSITLPQSVSKQAVGHEESAQCCKVASDNVIQSSETCSSQDSSTTTSALPPTWTSSTSVSQKQKRKTGTKPSTEPQNEAITNVESQNTNRNNSTALQLASRPPDSVTEGPTSKRAQTKPNALLTNVDQNVQETQRLELI; from the exons ATGGAAAAATTCCTTTTTTACCTGTTTTTCATTGGCATCGCAGTGAAAGCTCAAATCTGTCCAAAACGTTGTGTCTGCCAGATTTTGTCTCCTAATCTTGCAACCCTTTGTGCCAAGAAAGGGCTTCTATTTGTTCCACCAAACATTGACAGAAGAACTGTGGAACTGCGGTTAGCAGACAATTTTGTAACAAATATCAAAAGGAAAGATTTTGCCAATATGACCAGCTTGGTGGACCTGACTCTATCCAGGAATACAATAAGTTTTATTACACCCCATGCTTTTGCTGATCTACGAAATTTGAGGGCTTTGCATTTGAATAGCAACAGATTGACTAAAATCACAAATGATATGTTCAGTGGGCTTTCCAATCTCCATCATTTGATATTGAACAATAATCAGCTGACTTTAATTTCTTCTACAGCATTTGATGATGTCTTTGCCTTGGAGGAGCTGGATCTGTCCTATAACAATCTGGAAACAATTCCTTGGGATGCTGTTGAGAAGATGGTTAGTTTGCATACCCTTAGTTTGGACCACAATATGATTGATAACATTCCTAAGGGAACTTTCTCCCACTTGCACAAGATGACTCGGCTAGATGTAACATCAAATAAGTTGCAGAAGCTACCACCTGACCCTCTCTTTCAGCGAGCTCAGGTACTAGCAACCTCAGGAATCATAAGCCCGTCTACTTTTGCATTGAGTTTTGGTGGAAACCCCTTGCATTGCAATTGTGAGTTGTTGTGGTTGAGACGTCTGTCCAGAGAAGATGACCTAGAAACCTGTGCATCTCCAGCACTTTTAACTGGACGCTATTTTTGGTCAATTCCTGAGGAAGAGTTTTTGTGTGAGCCTCCCCTCATCACTCGTCACACACATGAGATGAGAGTCCTGGAGGGTCAAAGGGCAACACTGAGGTGCAAAGCGAGGGGAGATCCTGAGCCTGCAATTCACTGGATTTCTCCTGAAGGGAAGCTTATTTCAAATGCAACAAGATCTCTGGTATATGATAATGGAACACTTGACATTCTTATAACAACTGTAAAGGATACGGGTGGTTTTACCTGTATTGCTTCCAATCCTGCAGGAGAAGCAACACAAACAGTAGATCTTCATATAATTAAGCTTCCCCACCTTTTAAACAGTACAAACCATATCCATGAACCTGATCCTGGCTCTTCAGATATCTCAACTTCTACTAAGTCAGGTTCTAATGCAAGCAGCAGTAATGGTGATACTAAAATTAGTCAAGATAAAATTGTGGTGGCAGAAGCAACTTCGTCAACAGCACtacttaaatttaattttcaaagaaatattccTGGCATACGTATGTTTCAAATCCAATACAATGGTACTTATGATGACACCCTTGTTTAcag AATGATACCTCCTACAAGCAAAACTTTTCTGGTCAATAATCTGGCTGCTGGAACTGTGTATGACTTGTGTGTCTTGGCCATCTATGACGATGGTATCACTTCCCTCACTGCCACAAGAGTCGTGGGTTGCATCCAGTTTACTACGGAGCAGGATTATGTCCGTTGCCATTTCATGCAGTCCCAGTTTTTGGGAGGCACCATGATTATAATTATTGGTGGCATAATTGTAGCATCTGTGCTGGTTTTCATCATCATTCTAATGATCCGGTATAAGGTTTGTAACAATAACGGGCAGCATAAGGTCACCAAGGTTAGCAATGTTTATTCTCAAACAAATGGGGCTCAAATACAAGGCTGCAGTATAACACTGCCACAGTCCGTGTCCAAACAAGCTGTGGGACATGAAGAGAGTGCCCAGTGTTGTAAAGTTGCCAGTGACAATGTGATCCAGTCTTCAGAAACTTGCTCAAGTCAGGACTCTTCTACGACTACCTCTGCTTTGCCTCCTACCTGGACTTCAAGCACGTCTGTGTcccaaaagcagaaaagaaagactgGCACAAAGCCAAGTACCGAACCACAGAATGAAGCTATCACAAATGTTGAGTCCCAAAATACTAACAGGAACAACTCAACTGCACTGCAGTTAGCTAGCCGACCTCCTGATTCTGTCACAGAGGGGCCCACATCTAAAAGAGCACAGACCAAGCCAA ATGCTTTGCTGACTAATGTTGACCAGAATGTCCAGGAAACACAG aGGCTGGAGTTAATCTGA
- the Lrfn5 gene encoding leucine-rich repeat and fibronectin type-III domain-containing protein 5 isoform X1: protein MEKFLFYLFFIGIAVKAQICPKRCVCQILSPNLATLCAKKGLLFVPPNIDRRTVELRLADNFVTNIKRKDFANMTSLVDLTLSRNTISFITPHAFADLRNLRALHLNSNRLTKITNDMFSGLSNLHHLILNNNQLTLISSTAFDDVFALEELDLSYNNLETIPWDAVEKMVSLHTLSLDHNMIDNIPKGTFSHLHKMTRLDVTSNKLQKLPPDPLFQRAQVLATSGIISPSTFALSFGGNPLHCNCELLWLRRLSREDDLETCASPALLTGRYFWSIPEEEFLCEPPLITRHTHEMRVLEGQRATLRCKARGDPEPAIHWISPEGKLISNATRSLVYDNGTLDILITTVKDTGGFTCIASNPAGEATQTVDLHIIKLPHLLNSTNHIHEPDPGSSDISTSTKSGSNASSSNGDTKISQDKIVVAEATSSTALLKFNFQRNIPGIRMFQIQYNGTYDDTLVYRMIPPTSKTFLVNNLAAGTVYDLCVLAIYDDGITSLTATRVVGCIQFTTEQDYVRCHFMQSQFLGGTMIIIIGGIIVASVLVFIIILMIRYKVCNNNGQHKVTKVSNVYSQTNGAQIQGCSITLPQSVSKQAVGHEESAQCCKVASDNVIQSSETCSSQDSSTTTSALPPTWTSSTSVSQKQKRKTGTKPSTEPQNEAITNVESQNTNRNNSTALQLASRPPDSVTEGPTSKRAQTKPNALLTNVDQNVQETQRKNIWFTGNSQQHDVWHRLCVL, encoded by the exons ATGGAAAAATTCCTTTTTTACCTGTTTTTCATTGGCATCGCAGTGAAAGCTCAAATCTGTCCAAAACGTTGTGTCTGCCAGATTTTGTCTCCTAATCTTGCAACCCTTTGTGCCAAGAAAGGGCTTCTATTTGTTCCACCAAACATTGACAGAAGAACTGTGGAACTGCGGTTAGCAGACAATTTTGTAACAAATATCAAAAGGAAAGATTTTGCCAATATGACCAGCTTGGTGGACCTGACTCTATCCAGGAATACAATAAGTTTTATTACACCCCATGCTTTTGCTGATCTACGAAATTTGAGGGCTTTGCATTTGAATAGCAACAGATTGACTAAAATCACAAATGATATGTTCAGTGGGCTTTCCAATCTCCATCATTTGATATTGAACAATAATCAGCTGACTTTAATTTCTTCTACAGCATTTGATGATGTCTTTGCCTTGGAGGAGCTGGATCTGTCCTATAACAATCTGGAAACAATTCCTTGGGATGCTGTTGAGAAGATGGTTAGTTTGCATACCCTTAGTTTGGACCACAATATGATTGATAACATTCCTAAGGGAACTTTCTCCCACTTGCACAAGATGACTCGGCTAGATGTAACATCAAATAAGTTGCAGAAGCTACCACCTGACCCTCTCTTTCAGCGAGCTCAGGTACTAGCAACCTCAGGAATCATAAGCCCGTCTACTTTTGCATTGAGTTTTGGTGGAAACCCCTTGCATTGCAATTGTGAGTTGTTGTGGTTGAGACGTCTGTCCAGAGAAGATGACCTAGAAACCTGTGCATCTCCAGCACTTTTAACTGGACGCTATTTTTGGTCAATTCCTGAGGAAGAGTTTTTGTGTGAGCCTCCCCTCATCACTCGTCACACACATGAGATGAGAGTCCTGGAGGGTCAAAGGGCAACACTGAGGTGCAAAGCGAGGGGAGATCCTGAGCCTGCAATTCACTGGATTTCTCCTGAAGGGAAGCTTATTTCAAATGCAACAAGATCTCTGGTATATGATAATGGAACACTTGACATTCTTATAACAACTGTAAAGGATACGGGTGGTTTTACCTGTATTGCTTCCAATCCTGCAGGAGAAGCAACACAAACAGTAGATCTTCATATAATTAAGCTTCCCCACCTTTTAAACAGTACAAACCATATCCATGAACCTGATCCTGGCTCTTCAGATATCTCAACTTCTACTAAGTCAGGTTCTAATGCAAGCAGCAGTAATGGTGATACTAAAATTAGTCAAGATAAAATTGTGGTGGCAGAAGCAACTTCGTCAACAGCACtacttaaatttaattttcaaagaaatattccTGGCATACGTATGTTTCAAATCCAATACAATGGTACTTATGATGACACCCTTGTTTAcag AATGATACCTCCTACAAGCAAAACTTTTCTGGTCAATAATCTGGCTGCTGGAACTGTGTATGACTTGTGTGTCTTGGCCATCTATGACGATGGTATCACTTCCCTCACTGCCACAAGAGTCGTGGGTTGCATCCAGTTTACTACGGAGCAGGATTATGTCCGTTGCCATTTCATGCAGTCCCAGTTTTTGGGAGGCACCATGATTATAATTATTGGTGGCATAATTGTAGCATCTGTGCTGGTTTTCATCATCATTCTAATGATCCGGTATAAGGTTTGTAACAATAACGGGCAGCATAAGGTCACCAAGGTTAGCAATGTTTATTCTCAAACAAATGGGGCTCAAATACAAGGCTGCAGTATAACACTGCCACAGTCCGTGTCCAAACAAGCTGTGGGACATGAAGAGAGTGCCCAGTGTTGTAAAGTTGCCAGTGACAATGTGATCCAGTCTTCAGAAACTTGCTCAAGTCAGGACTCTTCTACGACTACCTCTGCTTTGCCTCCTACCTGGACTTCAAGCACGTCTGTGTcccaaaagcagaaaagaaagactgGCACAAAGCCAAGTACCGAACCACAGAATGAAGCTATCACAAATGTTGAGTCCCAAAATACTAACAGGAACAACTCAACTGCACTGCAGTTAGCTAGCCGACCTCCTGATTCTGTCACAGAGGGGCCCACATCTAAAAGAGCACAGACCAAGCCAA ATGCTTTGCTGACTAATGTTGACCAGAATGTCCAGGAAACACAG AGAAAGAACATATGGTTCACTGGAAACAGTCAACAGCACGATGTTTGGCACAGGCTCTGTGTTCTGTG a
- the Lrfn5 gene encoding leucine-rich repeat and fibronectin type-III domain-containing protein 5 isoform X3 — MEKFLFYLFFIGIAVKAQICPKRCVCQILSPNLATLCAKKGLLFVPPNIDRRTVELRLADNFVTNIKRKDFANMTSLVDLTLSRNTISFITPHAFADLRNLRALHLNSNRLTKITNDMFSGLSNLHHLILNNNQLTLISSTAFDDVFALEELDLSYNNLETIPWDAVEKMVSLHTLSLDHNMIDNIPKGTFSHLHKMTRLDVTSNKLQKLPPDPLFQRAQVLATSGIISPSTFALSFGGNPLHCNCELLWLRRLSREDDLETCASPALLTGRYFWSIPEEEFLCEPPLITRHTHEMRVLEGQRATLRCKARGDPEPAIHWISPEGKLISNATRSLVYDNGTLDILITTVKDTGGFTCIASNPAGEATQTVDLHIIKLPHLLNSTNHIHEPDPGSSDISTSTKSGSNASSSNGDTKISQDKIVVAEATSSTALLKFNFQRNIPGIRMFQIQYNGTYDDTLVYRMIPPTSKTFLVNNLAAGTVYDLCVLAIYDDGITSLTATRVVGCIQFTTEQDYVRCHFMQSQFLGGTMIIIIGGIIVASVLVFIIILMIRYKVCNNNGQHKVTKVSNVYSQTNGAQIQGCSITLPQSVSKQAVGHEESAQCCKVASDNVIQSSETCSSQDSSTTTSALPPTWTSSTSVSQKQKRKTGTKPSTEPQNEAITNVESQNTNRNNSTALQLASRPPDSVTEGPTSKRAQTKPKAGVNLKSTTSVSPENSCH; from the exons ATGGAAAAATTCCTTTTTTACCTGTTTTTCATTGGCATCGCAGTGAAAGCTCAAATCTGTCCAAAACGTTGTGTCTGCCAGATTTTGTCTCCTAATCTTGCAACCCTTTGTGCCAAGAAAGGGCTTCTATTTGTTCCACCAAACATTGACAGAAGAACTGTGGAACTGCGGTTAGCAGACAATTTTGTAACAAATATCAAAAGGAAAGATTTTGCCAATATGACCAGCTTGGTGGACCTGACTCTATCCAGGAATACAATAAGTTTTATTACACCCCATGCTTTTGCTGATCTACGAAATTTGAGGGCTTTGCATTTGAATAGCAACAGATTGACTAAAATCACAAATGATATGTTCAGTGGGCTTTCCAATCTCCATCATTTGATATTGAACAATAATCAGCTGACTTTAATTTCTTCTACAGCATTTGATGATGTCTTTGCCTTGGAGGAGCTGGATCTGTCCTATAACAATCTGGAAACAATTCCTTGGGATGCTGTTGAGAAGATGGTTAGTTTGCATACCCTTAGTTTGGACCACAATATGATTGATAACATTCCTAAGGGAACTTTCTCCCACTTGCACAAGATGACTCGGCTAGATGTAACATCAAATAAGTTGCAGAAGCTACCACCTGACCCTCTCTTTCAGCGAGCTCAGGTACTAGCAACCTCAGGAATCATAAGCCCGTCTACTTTTGCATTGAGTTTTGGTGGAAACCCCTTGCATTGCAATTGTGAGTTGTTGTGGTTGAGACGTCTGTCCAGAGAAGATGACCTAGAAACCTGTGCATCTCCAGCACTTTTAACTGGACGCTATTTTTGGTCAATTCCTGAGGAAGAGTTTTTGTGTGAGCCTCCCCTCATCACTCGTCACACACATGAGATGAGAGTCCTGGAGGGTCAAAGGGCAACACTGAGGTGCAAAGCGAGGGGAGATCCTGAGCCTGCAATTCACTGGATTTCTCCTGAAGGGAAGCTTATTTCAAATGCAACAAGATCTCTGGTATATGATAATGGAACACTTGACATTCTTATAACAACTGTAAAGGATACGGGTGGTTTTACCTGTATTGCTTCCAATCCTGCAGGAGAAGCAACACAAACAGTAGATCTTCATATAATTAAGCTTCCCCACCTTTTAAACAGTACAAACCATATCCATGAACCTGATCCTGGCTCTTCAGATATCTCAACTTCTACTAAGTCAGGTTCTAATGCAAGCAGCAGTAATGGTGATACTAAAATTAGTCAAGATAAAATTGTGGTGGCAGAAGCAACTTCGTCAACAGCACtacttaaatttaattttcaaagaaatattccTGGCATACGTATGTTTCAAATCCAATACAATGGTACTTATGATGACACCCTTGTTTAcag AATGATACCTCCTACAAGCAAAACTTTTCTGGTCAATAATCTGGCTGCTGGAACTGTGTATGACTTGTGTGTCTTGGCCATCTATGACGATGGTATCACTTCCCTCACTGCCACAAGAGTCGTGGGTTGCATCCAGTTTACTACGGAGCAGGATTATGTCCGTTGCCATTTCATGCAGTCCCAGTTTTTGGGAGGCACCATGATTATAATTATTGGTGGCATAATTGTAGCATCTGTGCTGGTTTTCATCATCATTCTAATGATCCGGTATAAGGTTTGTAACAATAACGGGCAGCATAAGGTCACCAAGGTTAGCAATGTTTATTCTCAAACAAATGGGGCTCAAATACAAGGCTGCAGTATAACACTGCCACAGTCCGTGTCCAAACAAGCTGTGGGACATGAAGAGAGTGCCCAGTGTTGTAAAGTTGCCAGTGACAATGTGATCCAGTCTTCAGAAACTTGCTCAAGTCAGGACTCTTCTACGACTACCTCTGCTTTGCCTCCTACCTGGACTTCAAGCACGTCTGTGTcccaaaagcagaaaagaaagactgGCACAAAGCCAAGTACCGAACCACAGAATGAAGCTATCACAAATGTTGAGTCCCAAAATACTAACAGGAACAACTCAACTGCACTGCAGTTAGCTAGCCGACCTCCTGATTCTGTCACAGAGGGGCCCACATCTAAAAGAGCACAGACCAAGCCAA aGGCTGGAGTTAATCTGAAGAGCACCACTTCTGTCTCTCCTGAAAATAGTTGCCACTGA